One Streptomyces sp. CNQ-509 DNA window includes the following coding sequences:
- a CDS encoding bifunctional 2-polyprenyl-6-hydroxyphenol methylase/3-demethylubiquinol 3-O-methyltransferase UbiG, with amino-acid sequence MTSPPPRHSPDPAPPGPAASRPGARRPLPHPAAPPPRLDVTDDAWDRADPYARALRSGAGPLFLRRHDGWLLPLDVERWCGVPDGGDVTVLRRCTGPVLDIGCGPGRLVAALAALGRPALGVDVSSEAVAHARSRGAAALRRSVFEPLPGEGRWGTALLVDGNVGIGGDPAALLARAAALLRPRGRLVVEVAADDDVDERVHVHVTDGTFGTHGAGGTPHSAAGPRPERAAFPWARVGLPALLRYAAAGRWREEDRWTAGGRRFAALRAPEPTPRTARR; translated from the coding sequence ATGACCTCGCCCCCACCCCGCCACTCACCCGACCCCGCCCCGCCGGGCCCCGCGGCCTCCCGCCCCGGCGCCCGCCGGCCCCTGCCCCACCCCGCGGCTCCCCCGCCCCGCCTCGACGTCACCGACGACGCCTGGGACCGCGCCGATCCGTACGCCCGTGCCCTGCGCAGCGGTGCCGGGCCGCTCTTCCTCAGGCGGCACGACGGGTGGCTGCTGCCGCTCGACGTGGAGCGGTGGTGCGGGGTGCCCGACGGGGGTGACGTGACCGTGCTGCGGCGGTGCACCGGGCCCGTGCTGGACATCGGCTGCGGGCCCGGCCGCCTCGTCGCCGCGCTGGCCGCGCTGGGGCGGCCCGCGCTCGGCGTCGACGTCAGCTCCGAGGCCGTCGCGCACGCCCGGTCGCGGGGCGCCGCCGCGCTGCGCCGGTCGGTGTTCGAGCCGCTGCCCGGCGAGGGCCGCTGGGGCACCGCGCTTCTCGTCGACGGCAACGTCGGCATCGGCGGCGACCCCGCCGCGCTCCTCGCCCGCGCCGCCGCGCTGCTGCGCCCACGCGGGCGGCTGGTCGTCGAGGTCGCCGCGGACGACGACGTGGACGAGCGCGTGCACGTCCACGTCACGGACGGCACCTTCGGCACCCACGGCGCGGGCGGCACCCCTCACTCCGCCGCGGGGCCCCGCCCCGAGCGTGCCGCCTTCCCCTGGGCCCGGGTCGGGCTGCCCGCCCTGCTCAGGTACGCGGCGGCGGGCCGCTGGCGGGAGGAGGACCGCTGGACCGCGGGCGGGCGACGGTTCGCCGCGCTGCGAGCACCAGAGCCGACGCCGCGAACAGCGCGGCGGTGA
- a CDS encoding molybdopterin-dependent oxidoreductase: MSAVRPPAPRPGPHSGPAAGPGAGPPPPGPFRPAFWRSPLRGPWFTALLGTVLLAGLPLMLLTGFLSYAAYNPDLPGNDTTPGKGLLGFYLFSWPTDPHWLYRLNQGVHVTLGVALVPVLLAKLWSVLPRLFAWPPLRSARHALERGSTLLLVGSALFEFATGILNMQLFYVFPGSFYTLHFYGAWVFLGALAVHLATRVGKLRRGLHDRGMDELRATEPAPPTISRRGAVALVGAGSLGLVAVTAGQSIGGPLRRTALLAPHGGGNPGEGPNGFQINKTAAALGIEPADIGERWRLVVRAGDGRPAVLTRAELLALPQHTAALPIACVEGWSTDDQLWRGVRLADLAALAGAGEGDGVFAESAQQKGAFRAASLRANQVRDPRSLLALHVNGAPLSRDHGYPARIIVPANPGVHNTKWVTRLTFGELP; the protein is encoded by the coding sequence ATGTCCGCCGTACGCCCGCCGGCACCCCGACCCGGCCCTCACTCCGGCCCCGCCGCCGGCCCGGGGGCCGGCCCGCCCCCGCCCGGCCCCTTCCGGCCCGCCTTCTGGCGCAGCCCGCTGCGCGGCCCGTGGTTCACCGCGCTCCTCGGCACGGTCCTCCTCGCCGGCCTGCCCCTGATGCTGCTCACCGGCTTCCTGTCGTACGCCGCCTACAACCCCGACCTCCCCGGCAACGACACCACCCCCGGCAAGGGCCTCCTCGGCTTCTACCTCTTCTCCTGGCCCACGGACCCGCACTGGCTCTACCGCCTCAACCAGGGCGTCCACGTCACCCTCGGCGTCGCCCTCGTCCCCGTCCTGCTCGCGAAGCTCTGGTCCGTCCTGCCGCGGCTCTTCGCCTGGCCGCCGCTGCGCTCCGCCCGGCACGCGCTGGAGCGCGGCTCGACGCTGCTGCTCGTGGGCAGCGCGCTCTTCGAGTTCGCGACCGGCATCCTCAACATGCAGCTCTTCTACGTCTTCCCCGGCTCCTTCTACACCCTCCACTTCTACGGCGCCTGGGTGTTCCTCGGCGCCCTCGCCGTCCACCTCGCCACCCGCGTCGGCAAGCTCCGCCGCGGGCTGCACGACCGGGGCATGGACGAGCTGCGGGCCACGGAACCCGCGCCGCCGACGATCTCGCGGCGCGGCGCCGTGGCGCTGGTGGGCGCCGGGTCGCTGGGCCTGGTCGCGGTCACCGCGGGGCAGAGCATCGGCGGCCCGCTGCGCCGCACCGCGCTCCTCGCCCCGCACGGAGGCGGGAACCCGGGCGAAGGACCGAACGGCTTCCAGATCAACAAGACCGCCGCGGCACTCGGGATCGAGCCGGCCGACATCGGCGAGCGCTGGCGGCTGGTCGTACGCGCCGGGGACGGCCGCCCCGCGGTGCTCACCCGGGCGGAACTGCTGGCGCTGCCGCAGCACACGGCGGCGCTGCCGATCGCGTGCGTGGAGGGCTGGTCGACGGACGACCAACTGTGGCGCGGGGTCCGGCTCGCGGACCTGGCCGCGCTGGCGGGCGCGGGGGAGGGGGACGGGGTGTTCGCGGAGTCGGCGCAGCAGAAGGGGGCGTTCCGCGCGGCGTCGCTCCGGGCCAACCAGGTACGCGATCCGCGGTCGTTGCTGGCGCTCCACGTCAACGGCGCGCCGCTGTCCCGCGATCACGGGTACCCGGCGCGGATCATCGTCCCGGCGAACCCGGGGGTGCACAACACGAAGTGGGTCACGAGGCTGACGTTCGGGGAGCTGCCGTGA
- a CDS encoding DUF2277 domain-containing protein yields the protein MCRSIKTLRPPYADTVTDDDMRAAALQYVRKISGFRHPAPHNAEAFDKAVEEIAAVTQELLDSLVVRGGKGAA from the coding sequence ATGTGCCGAAGCATCAAGACCCTGCGCCCCCCGTACGCCGACACCGTCACCGACGACGACATGCGGGCCGCGGCGCTGCAGTACGTACGGAAGATCTCCGGCTTCCGCCACCCCGCGCCGCACAACGCCGAGGCGTTCGACAAGGCGGTGGAGGAGATCGCCGCGGTGACGCAGGAGCTCCTGGACTCGCTCGTCGTCCGGGGCGGCAAGGGGGCGGCGTAG
- a CDS encoding SDR family NAD(P)-dependent oxidoreductase → MTRTVPTPQAPRTVLVTGGTSGIGRAIAARFAADQDRVFLTGRRPGTVEQAAEELGVHGVTCDATDPGQVAALAAGFGELDVLVNAAGGLPQAAPEDVPALEAVLAQWHSSLAQNLLGAVLTTTAVRDKLTSGSSVISIGSIGAERRGGSYGAAKAALAAWNAALSGELGPHGVTSNVISAGYIAGTNFFQGQMTDERHDALVQETHDKRPGTVEDIAETAYFLASPGARHLTGQTIHVNGGAFTTR, encoded by the coding sequence TTGACCCGCACCGTCCCCACCCCCCAGGCCCCCCGCACCGTGCTTGTCACCGGAGGCACCAGCGGCATCGGCCGTGCCATCGCCGCACGGTTCGCCGCCGACCAGGACCGAGTCTTCCTCACCGGACGCCGTCCCGGGACCGTCGAACAGGCCGCAGAAGAGCTGGGCGTGCACGGCGTGACGTGCGATGCGACCGACCCCGGGCAGGTCGCGGCACTCGCCGCCGGGTTCGGCGAACTGGACGTCCTGGTCAACGCCGCCGGCGGCCTGCCCCAGGCGGCCCCCGAGGACGTACCGGCCCTGGAGGCAGTGCTGGCCCAGTGGCACTCCAGCCTGGCCCAGAACCTGCTCGGCGCGGTCCTGACCACCACCGCGGTGCGGGACAAGCTCACCTCGGGCAGCTCGGTCATCAGCATCGGCTCGATCGGCGCCGAACGCCGCGGCGGCTCGTACGGTGCGGCGAAAGCGGCACTGGCCGCCTGGAACGCCGCCCTCTCCGGCGAACTCGGCCCGCACGGCGTCACCAGCAATGTCATCTCCGCGGGCTACATCGCCGGCACCAACTTCTTCCAGGGCCAGATGACCGACGAGCGCCACGACGCGCTCGTTCAGGAGACACACGACAAACGCCCCGGCACGGTCGAGGACATCGCCGAGACGGCGTACTTCCTTGCCTCCCCGGGCGCCCGGCACCTCACCGGCCAGACCATTCACGTCAACGGCGGAGCCTTCACCACGCGGTGA
- a CDS encoding recombinase family protein, protein MDTPAPPTRPTLAFLYDRHATLATAALDERIARCRRYAAERGWVVAGEWVDRGDHALTNWPRPQWDAMTYAMRQAAARAVCLVDSWDRISRDREGSAILRLGVHQAGGYCMTTGGEDDLGPGRGRITVTAPLPRRARP, encoded by the coding sequence ATGGACACCCCAGCCCCACCCACCCGGCCCACACTCGCGTTCCTCTACGACCGGCACGCCACGCTGGCGACGGCCGCTCTGGACGAGCGCATAGCGCGTTGCCGCCGGTATGCCGCCGAGCGGGGCTGGGTGGTCGCCGGGGAGTGGGTCGACCGGGGGGATCACGCGCTGACGAACTGGCCGCGGCCGCAGTGGGACGCGATGACGTACGCCATGCGGCAGGCCGCCGCCCGTGCCGTGTGCCTGGTCGACTCGTGGGACCGGATCAGCCGGGACCGGGAGGGCAGCGCCATTCTGCGGCTCGGAGTCCACCAGGCCGGTGGGTACTGCATGACCACCGGCGGCGAGGACGATCTCGGACCCGGCCGCGGGCGGATCACCGTGACCGCGCCGCTGCCGCGGAGGGCGCGGCCGTGA
- a CDS encoding helix-turn-helix domain-containing protein: protein MPDHPEEHIGDRLRSVRKRRGLTQRELAAAAGLSVSLVRKLEQGELTDTRLETARRFAVALRVPTSSLIRSRTDEVADPPTFDRWASVRQALSSPPPDDITEPPTAGGVRSALEDMLRLRARHQFVEIADVLPRLLRDAEILAAHTREGRHLRFRVMLLTGWLLTQTRQFDAAEELMSRHLQDAGDHVQGIAMVNSLCWLLLRQGRLGEAHEYAVRWADDAEPARLSRATADELAAWGWMLLRVSNSSVRDARDGAAADALRMAQAAAVVIGHEQQSGADPIRMFGPTTVALKECENAMILDQPDHVLALAEPLAAGGMRTTLANWSRHRLDVANAQVRLRRYSDAMTTLRQVRAAAPQWLPHQRYARDIVGRVVERRRTLTPEMRELADTVRLPL from the coding sequence ATGCCCGACCATCCCGAAGAGCACATCGGCGACCGCCTGCGATCGGTACGGAAGCGCCGTGGACTGACGCAGCGGGAGCTAGCCGCAGCCGCTGGCCTGTCCGTCTCTCTGGTCCGTAAGCTGGAGCAGGGCGAACTCACCGACACGCGGCTGGAGACCGCCCGGAGATTCGCCGTCGCACTGCGCGTCCCTACCAGCAGTCTCATCCGCAGCCGTACCGATGAAGTCGCCGACCCGCCGACGTTCGACCGGTGGGCGTCCGTGCGGCAGGCCCTTTCCTCTCCACCACCGGACGACATCACTGAGCCTCCCACCGCTGGGGGCGTGCGGTCCGCTCTAGAGGACATGCTGAGGCTCCGTGCCCGGCACCAGTTCGTCGAGATCGCGGACGTGTTGCCGCGCCTGCTCCGAGACGCCGAGATCCTGGCCGCCCACACGCGGGAAGGGCGTCACCTGCGGTTCCGGGTGATGCTTCTGACCGGATGGTTGCTCACCCAGACTCGTCAGTTCGACGCCGCCGAGGAGCTGATGTCCCGGCACTTGCAGGACGCTGGGGATCACGTCCAGGGCATTGCGATGGTCAACTCTCTGTGCTGGCTGCTACTTCGGCAGGGGCGACTCGGAGAAGCGCATGAGTATGCAGTGCGCTGGGCGGATGATGCGGAGCCAGCCCGGTTGTCCCGCGCAACAGCGGACGAACTGGCCGCGTGGGGTTGGATGCTGCTCCGCGTCTCCAACTCGTCGGTGCGGGATGCCCGGGACGGCGCAGCTGCGGATGCGCTGCGGATGGCGCAGGCAGCAGCCGTCGTGATCGGTCACGAGCAGCAGTCTGGCGCGGACCCGATTCGCATGTTCGGCCCCACGACGGTCGCACTCAAGGAGTGCGAGAACGCGATGATCCTGGATCAGCCCGATCATGTGCTGGCCCTGGCGGAGCCGCTGGCGGCTGGAGGGATGCGCACGACATTGGCGAACTGGAGTCGGCACCGCTTGGACGTGGCGAACGCGCAGGTGCGGTTGCGCCGTTATTCGGACGCAATGACGACGCTGCGTCAGGTACGCGCGGCGGCGCCGCAATGGCTTCCGCATCAGCGGTATGCGCGGGACATCGTGGGCCGGGTGGTCGAACGTCGACGGACGCTCACCCCGGAGATGCGCGAGCTGGCAGACACCGTACGACTGCCCCTGTGA
- a CDS encoding GNAT family N-acetyltransferase produces the protein MTEKILLRDVAEEDLEVFFAHEHDPENVRRSHFPPRERERFMTHWRERILGDPTGLVQTVEVDGKVAGGVVAWWDGDRRFLGYVFGREFWGRGIGTRAVAAFLELERNRPLHADPYVGNEGSVRLLKRLGFQQTGSEWNGEDEHVMLVLGEAGAVA, from the coding sequence ATGACGGAGAAGATCCTGCTGAGAGATGTGGCGGAGGAGGACCTGGAGGTCTTCTTCGCGCACGAGCACGACCCGGAGAACGTGCGCCGGTCCCACTTCCCGCCGCGCGAGCGGGAGCGCTTCATGACGCACTGGCGGGAGCGGATCCTGGGGGACCCGACGGGCCTGGTGCAGACGGTGGAGGTCGACGGGAAGGTCGCGGGCGGTGTGGTGGCCTGGTGGGACGGCGACCGCCGGTTCCTGGGCTATGTCTTCGGCCGGGAGTTCTGGGGCCGCGGCATAGGCACCCGGGCGGTGGCCGCATTCCTGGAACTGGAACGCAACCGCCCCCTGCACGCGGACCCGTACGTGGGCAACGAGGGCTCGGTGCGCTTGCTGAAGCGGCTGGGCTTCCAGCAAACGGGCTCGGAGTGGAACGGGGAGGACGAGCACGTGATGCTGGTCCTGGGTGAGGCAGGTGCGGTGGCGTAA
- a CDS encoding TetR/AcrR family transcriptional regulator, with protein MPYRRTPAVQARMDGRRDAVLGAARALLADEGYAGCTVAAVAARARIATGSVYRHFPSKSVLAVELFRSVVTAEVDAVSAAARRPEDPAEGVAAAVETFARRALASPRLAYALLVEPVDTAVEAERLVFRRAFRDVFAARIAEGTGSGRLPRQDPLLTAAGLVGACAEALIGPLSGAAGSAATGRTEGPGPHTPAHLVAFTLRALGVPHADHP; from the coding sequence ATGCCCTACCGTCGCACCCCCGCCGTCCAGGCGCGGATGGACGGCCGGCGGGACGCCGTCCTCGGCGCCGCCCGCGCGCTGCTCGCCGACGAGGGGTACGCCGGGTGCACCGTCGCCGCCGTCGCCGCGCGGGCCCGTATCGCCACCGGCAGCGTCTACCGGCACTTCCCCAGCAAGTCCGTGCTCGCCGTCGAGCTGTTCCGCAGCGTCGTCACCGCCGAGGTCGACGCCGTGTCCGCCGCGGCCCGCAGGCCCGAAGACCCCGCCGAGGGGGTCGCCGCCGCCGTGGAGACGTTCGCGCGCCGGGCGCTGGCCAGTCCGCGGCTGGCGTACGCGCTGCTCGTCGAGCCCGTCGACACCGCCGTCGAGGCCGAACGGCTCGTCTTCCGGCGGGCGTTCCGCGACGTGTTCGCGGCGCGTATCGCCGAGGGCACCGGCAGCGGGCGGCTGCCGCGGCAGGATCCGCTGCTGACCGCCGCCGGTCTCGTCGGGGCGTGTGCGGAAGCCCTCATCGGGCCGCTGTCCGGCGCAGCCGGAAGCGCGGCGACCGGCCGCACGGAAGGGCCCGGGCCCCACACCCCCGCGCACCTCGTCGCCTTCACCCTGCGAGCCCTGGGAGTCCCCCATGCCGACCACCCATGA